Part of the Methanosphaera sp. WGK6 genome is shown below.
ATTATACAATATTAAAACATAGAGTGTAATCTTGAAATATTACAGTAATATGATAATCTATAAAAAAACCTATAAATTATAGAACATACTATTTAATAACCTATAACAAGAATTATATAAAAAAAGAACTATGTTTATAATTGAAAAAAATTTCTTTTTTAGCTCTAAAGAAATTAATTTAGAAGAAATAACTCATTAACAGATAATTAGAATTTAGTATTCTTAACATTTAGTTAAATACAATATAACTTAGTCAATATAAGACTAATAAACCTATAGATTTGTGAAAAACCTAAATTCACAATCCAAAAAAAAATAAAACCTAAAAAAAAACTTAAATTCTATTAAAGAAACTGAGATGATATAGATGAGAAAATCAAAAGGATTTAAAAGTCGATCAAGATATAAACTTAAAAGAAGTATCAGACCTAAACGAGCTAACCCAATATCCAGAAAAATACAAGTATTTGAAGCAGGACAAAAAGTACATATAATAGTTGATTCAAGTATCCACAGAGGACAACCACATCCAAGATTCCACGGAAAAACTGGAGAAGTAGTTGGTCAAAAAGGAAAAGCATACCTTGTAGCTATTAAAGATGGAAACAAACCTAAAGAATTAATTATAAGACCAGAACATCTTAAATTACAAGAGTGATTATGATGATTGGAAAAAAAGTCATTGATACTAAACCTATCACAATATCTGAAGCACGTGAAATTCTAATGAAAAAAGTAGAAGAAAAAGCTGATGAAAATAATGAAGTCGATGGCCACCAATTCACATATGAACAGAATTTAACTATTGACTATGTCAATAAGTTTGCATTACTTGATGCAGAAGATGCTCAAGAACTAAGAGGTAAATTAGAAAAACACCTTAGTCCTATACAAGCAGTAAAAGTAGTGGATTTAATGCCTGAAGATCTTGATGACTTAAGATTAATCTTTTCAAAAGAAAGAGGAAATTTCGAAACAGAGACTTTACAAGAAGTATTAGATCTTGTAGATCAATATCGATAAACTCCCCTACTTTAATTCTTTCAATAACCACCTAAATGAAGAGCTTTTTTTCAAAATTATTATCTAAAAATTATTTTAAAGGACAATTACTATGTTAAATAATACAAAAAAAATATTAGATAAATATAATATTAGACTTGATAAAAATAAAAGTCAAAACTATTTAATAGATAAAAACAAACTTAATAAAATACTAGAAAATGCAGACATCCACAACAATGAAACAATTCTAGAAATAGGTGCAGGTATTGGAACATTAACCATACCAATGGCCAAAAAAGCAAAAAAAGTAATTGCGATAGAAAAAGATCCAATCATTGCAGATATTTTAAAACAACGTATAATCAAAGAAAAATTATCTAATATTGAAGTAATTCGTGAAGATGCACTTAAAATTGATTTTCCTGAATTTGATAAAATGGTTTCAAATTTACCTTATCAGATATCTTCTCCTGTAACATTTAAATTATTAAAATATCCTTTCAAAAAAGCTATACTTATGTATCAACTAGAATTTGCAAAAAGAATGCAAGCAAACCCAAATACCCATGAGTACTCCAGGTTATCAGTGGCATTATATTTCAGAGCAGATATTCAAATTATAGACACACTACCTCCAGAGGCATTCATTCCAAAACCTAAAGTAAACAGTGCAGTAATTGAATTAGTACCAAAAGAAAATAATGTAACTCAATTATTTGATAACACAACACGTGCATTATTCCAGCATCGAAATAAAAAAGCAAAAAAAGCATTAATTCAATCAGCACATGAATTAAAGAGTAATAAAAAGGAATTAAAACCTAAATTAGATAATATAAATAATCCATTACTAGACGAAAAAGTATTTAAATTAACTCCTGAGAATATAAAAGAAATATCAGAAATAATAGGAGAAATATTATGAAATATGAAAATATAGAATATAATGAATGCGAAGAAGTATATCCACCAGCAGAAGATACTTTTCTATTAATTGATAATTTAGAAGTATATGAAAATGAAGATGTCCTAGAAATAGGTGCAGGTACGGGAATTGTAAGTATTGCTGCATCTTTTATTGCAGAAAATGTGACTTGTGTTGATATAAATCAACATGCCATTAAATGTACAGAAGCTAATGTTAAATTAAATAATAGGGAAAATATTACTGTTATTCATAGTGATTTGTTCGAAAATATAACAGAAAAATATGATTTAATAATATTTAACACACCATACCTACCTGTAACTGAAGAAGAACATGACGATGATGATTATAGTAAAGCATGGGATGGTGGAATTGATGGTAGACAAATAATTGATAAATTCCTAGAACAAGCTCATAACTACATTAAAAGTAATGGTAGAATTCAAATAGTACAATCATCCCTAAGTGATAATGAAAAAACATTAAATTATCTTAACACTAATGGATTTGAAGCTAAAATAAGCGCTAGTGAACATCAATTTTTTGAAGATATTACATTAATAACTGCGAAAAAAATAGAATAGAAAAAGAATATAGTTTTTTATCTATAAAAAGCTTGTTATAACATAAATTATAACTAATACTGTAATTATAATAGTTATAAGCCATGAAACTATATTATACCATCTTGAATTTACATAATCTCCCATTATATTTTTATCATTGATTATTAATAACATTAAAACCAATACAAATGGAAGCAGAATACCATTAATTACTTGTGAAAATAATAATATTTCCATTAAAGGTATATTTGGAATTAATATAATTATAGCACAGACAAATATCATTCCAGCATATAATCCATGAAATACAGGAGCTTCTTTAAAATCTTTAGAAATTCCTGTTTCAAATCCAAGACTTTCACATACATAATATGCTGTGGATAAAGGCAATATGATTGCACTAAATAATGACGCGTTAAGAAAACCAAGCCCAAATAAAAATCCTGCATATTCACCGGCAACTGGAATTAATGCTGTTGCTACATCTTTAACATCACTAACCGGTGTTCCTGTAACATGTATTGTTGCAGCACAAGCTATTAATATAAATAATGCTACAACACCAGTAAATATTGGCCCAATAATTGATTCTGCCTTTGAATATTTTAATTCATCTTTACTTACTCCTTTTTCTACTACAGATGATTGTAAATAAAATTGCATCCATGGAGCTATTGTTGTACCAATAAGACCTACTACCATTGTAATATATGGAGTATCTAATTGTAAGTCAGGTACTACTGCTGTTGCTACTTGACCCCAATCAGGATTTGCCATGAGTCCTGCTAAAATATAGGAAATATAAACTAAAGATAATATTATGAATATTTTTTCAACATTTTTATAATTTCCTTTAATTACAAGTAACCATATTATTATTGCTGTTAGAATTACTGATATAACGGGAGGTACTCCAAAAATTTCTGATGAAACAACTATTCCCGAGAATTCAGCAAGAGTATTTCCAAAATTTGCTATGAGTAATCCTATCATTATGAACATTGTTATTTTAACGCCTACTTTTTCTCGTATGAGACTTGCAAGACCTTTTCCTGATATTATACCCATTCTTACACCCATTTCTTGGGCTACGATTAACGAGAAAATCATTGGTATAAATGTCCATATTAGATTATATCCATATTGTGCTCCAGCTAAACTGTAGGTTAATATACCTCCACAATCATTATCAACCATTGCTGTGATTAATCCTGGTCCTAGTACTGATAAAAATATGAATATTGACATTAATGTAGGGTAATTTTTTAATTTTTGTTTAACATTATCCATTATAGCCATGTATTACACCTTATCTAAACATTGTAGGAATACGTTTTTTCCATGCTGTTGGTAGAACTATATCTATTGCATCATCTACTGTTACTATTCCTTTCATTTTATTATTTTCATCCACAATAGGAAGTGCCACTAAATTATATTTTGCAATTATTTTAGCAACTTCATTTTCCTCTTCATTAACATCAACAGAAATTATGTCCTTATTCATATAATCATAAATTTTTGTATCATTATTATTTAGAAGTAATTCTCTTATTGTTACAACTCCTTCTAAGTCATCTTCTTCTGATAGAACATATATGTAATAGAGTGTTTCTACTTCATCTGCTATTTTTCTAAGAGTAGTCATTACATCTAGTGTAGTCATGTTTCCAGTTACATGAGCATATTCTGTGGTCATTATTCCTCCAGCTGTATTTTCGGGATATTCCAGTAATTCCCTAAGTTCTTGTGATTCTTCAGGATCCATTAAACGAAGAATTTCTTCTTTTTTCTCATCGGAAATTGTTGCAAGAAGGTCTGCTGCATCATCAGGTGACATTTCATCAACTAACTCTGCTGCTTCTTTTTTCTCCATTTCAGTAAGTATGGTTTTCTGTTTTTCGGGAGATATTTCTTCAAATGCATCTGCTGCTGATTCATCATCTAATGAACTTAAAATACTCATTGAATCAGAT
Proteins encoded:
- a CDS encoding RNA polymerase Rpb4 family protein: MMIGKKVIDTKPITISEAREILMKKVEEKADENNEVDGHQFTYEQNLTIDYVNKFALLDAEDAQELRGKLEKHLSPIQAVKVVDLMPEDLDDLRLIFSKERGNFETETLQEVLDLVDQYR
- the rsmA gene encoding 16S rRNA (adenine(1518)-N(6)/adenine(1519)-N(6))-dimethyltransferase RsmA; translated protein: MLNNTKKILDKYNIRLDKNKSQNYLIDKNKLNKILENADIHNNETILEIGAGIGTLTIPMAKKAKKVIAIEKDPIIADILKQRIIKEKLSNIEVIREDALKIDFPEFDKMVSNLPYQISSPVTFKLLKYPFKKAILMYQLEFAKRMQANPNTHEYSRLSVALYFRADIQIIDTLPPEAFIPKPKVNSAVIELVPKENNVTQLFDNTTRALFQHRNKKAKKALIQSAHELKSNKKELKPKLDNINNPLLDEKVFKLTPENIKEISEIIGEIL
- a CDS encoding HemK2/MTQ2 family protein methyltransferase, translating into MKYENIEYNECEEVYPPAEDTFLLIDNLEVYENEDVLEIGAGTGIVSIAASFIAENVTCVDINQHAIKCTEANVKLNNRENITVIHSDLFENITEKYDLIIFNTPYLPVTEEEHDDDDYSKAWDGGIDGRQIIDKFLEQAHNYIKSNGRIQIVQSSLSDNEKTLNYLNTNGFEAKISASEHQFFEDITLITAKKIE
- a CDS encoding 50S ribosomal protein L21e, yielding MRKSKGFKSRSRYKLKRSIRPKRANPISRKIQVFEAGQKVHIIVDSSIHRGQPHPRFHGKTGEVVGQKGKAYLVAIKDGNKPKELIIRPEHLKLQE
- a CDS encoding Nramp family divalent metal transporter, which produces MAIMDNVKQKLKNYPTLMSIFIFLSVLGPGLITAMVDNDCGGILTYSLAGAQYGYNLIWTFIPMIFSLIVAQEMGVRMGIISGKGLASLIREKVGVKITMFIMIGLLIANFGNTLAEFSGIVVSSEIFGVPPVISVILTAIIIWLLVIKGNYKNVEKIFIILSLVYISYILAGLMANPDWGQVATAVVPDLQLDTPYITMVVGLIGTTIAPWMQFYLQSSVVEKGVSKDELKYSKAESIIGPIFTGVVALFILIACAATIHVTGTPVSDVKDVATALIPVAGEYAGFLFGLGFLNASLFSAIILPLSTAYYVCESLGFETGISKDFKEAPVFHGLYAGMIFVCAIIILIPNIPLMEILLFSQVINGILLPFVLVLMLLIINDKNIMGDYVNSRWYNIVSWLITIIITVLVIIYVITSFL
- a CDS encoding magnesium transporter MgtE N-terminal domain-containing protein, giving the protein MYLTELLSKKVFDKNNDQWGKIKDIIISADKTYPRIEAIKIKANGENYFIPSSYINQITANKVILTKALEDIIQYPRQDSSIKLSRDILDRQVVDMEGSKIRRVNDVEITYKKGEYYIIGVDIGINGLFRRLGLGGLSKKLHPEDNIISWKDIDSLDFSNLKLKVSKEKLTRLHPADIADIVDGLGISDSMSILSSLDDESAADAFEEISPEKQKTILTEMEKKEAAELVDEMSPDDAADLLATISDEKKEEILRLMDPEESQELRELLEYPENTAGGIMTTEYAHVTGNMTTLDVMTTLRKIADEVETLYYIYVLSEEDDLEGVVTIRELLLNNNDTKIYDYMNKDIISVDVNEEENEVAKIIAKYNLVALPIVDENNKMKGIVTVDDAIDIVLPTAWKKRIPTMFR